From a single Sediminibacterium sp. KACHI17 genomic region:
- a CDS encoding DinB family protein, giving the protein MSRPQPGEYNSFFERYINQTKAQNAHALLEELTTVLEHFYTTLPESKADYAYAPGKWTLKEVLQHVTDTERIFSYRLLRIARKDTTPLPSFEENDYVANADANRRSFDAIKQEFLAVRKSSNLLIESLTESQLNNRGIVSGTETSANAIAFILFGHLMHHKAVIEERYL; this is encoded by the coding sequence ATGAGCAGACCGCAACCCGGTGAGTACAACTCATTTTTTGAGCGATACATCAACCAAACAAAAGCACAGAATGCACATGCATTGCTGGAAGAATTGACTACCGTTCTCGAACACTTCTATACAACATTACCCGAATCAAAAGCTGATTATGCTTATGCGCCCGGTAAGTGGACCTTAAAAGAAGTGTTACAACATGTAACAGATACAGAAAGAATCTTCAGCTATCGCTTACTAAGGATAGCCAGAAAAGATACTACTCCTCTCCCTTCTTTTGAAGAGAATGATTATGTAGCCAATGCTGATGCCAATCGCAGAAGTTTTGATGCGATCAAACAAGAGTTTTTGGCTGTCAGAAAATCCAGTAATCTACTGATCGAATCACTTACAGAATCACAACTAAATAATAGAGGTATTGTAAGTGGCACAGAAACTTCAGCCAATGCCATCGCTTTCATATTGTTTGGACATTTGATGCATCATAAGGCTGTGATTGAAGAGCGATACCTTTAA
- a CDS encoding YceI family protein, with amino-acid sequence MKKAFLTLMSAALLIGLSSFTGENKKAPTTLNVVAEKSRVDWIGSKAGDFHTGSFTVKSGQVQVENGKLTGGSFVIDLANLKVTDGAGDRLAGHLKSADFFDVAKFGEATYTITGVNYTGEGTCEISGNLNIKGATVAVKFNANIRSASEKGLFGQAYFSVDRTAFGILYNGPAKDVQLAIHLFAK; translated from the coding sequence ATGAAAAAAGCATTTTTGACCTTGATGAGTGCCGCATTATTGATCGGCCTTTCTTCTTTTACGGGTGAAAACAAAAAAGCACCTACCACTTTGAATGTTGTGGCTGAGAAAAGCCGTGTTGATTGGATCGGTTCTAAAGCCGGCGACTTTCATACCGGTTCTTTCACTGTAAAAAGTGGACAAGTACAAGTTGAGAACGGTAAACTGACTGGTGGTAGCTTTGTAATTGACCTGGCTAACCTGAAAGTAACAGATGGTGCCGGAGACAGATTGGCTGGTCACCTGAAGTCTGCTGACTTTTTTGATGTAGCTAAATTTGGTGAAGCTACTTACACTATTACAGGTGTAAATTATACCGGAGAAGGTACTTGCGAGATCAGCGGTAACCTGAACATCAAAGGAGCTACTGTTGCAGTAAAATTCAATGCAAATATTCGTAGCGCAAGTGAAAAAGGTCTGTTTGGTCAGGCTTATTTCAGCGTAGACAGAACTGCATTCGGAATCTTGTACAATGGCCCTGCTAAAGACGTACAATTGGCAATTCATTTGTTTGCTAAATAA
- the sucC gene encoding ADP-forming succinate--CoA ligase subunit beta: MNLHEYQAKELLKKYNVPVQEGIAVDTVMAAEEAYRQIKTQTGNNFAVIKAQIHAGGRGKGKIEGTEQRGVAVAKSVEDVATIAKNILGGTLVTIQTGPSGKKVNKILIAQDVYYPGPNPVKEFYLSILLDRAKGMNVIMYSTEGGMDIEEVAHNTPDKIFKEWVHPGGGLQGFQARKIAFNLGLSGEAFKNCVKFVTNLYNAYVGLDCGMLEINPLFKTSDEKIIAVDCKMNIDDNALMRHADTAALRDVSEEDPTEVEAGQYNLNFVKLDGNVGCMVNGAGLAMATMDMIKLSGGEPANFLDVGGTANAQTVEAGFRIIMKDPNVKAILINIFGGIVRCDRVAAGVIEAYNKLGNIEIPIIVRLQGTNAVEAKKLIDESGLKVQSAIELSEAAELVKKAVA; encoded by the coding sequence ATGAATCTTCATGAATATCAAGCCAAGGAATTGCTGAAAAAATACAATGTACCGGTGCAGGAAGGCATTGCGGTAGACACGGTAATGGCGGCCGAAGAGGCATATCGCCAAATCAAGACCCAAACCGGTAACAATTTTGCTGTTATAAAGGCTCAGATCCATGCCGGTGGACGTGGTAAAGGAAAAATAGAAGGTACTGAGCAGCGTGGTGTTGCCGTGGCTAAGAGTGTTGAAGATGTGGCTACGATTGCCAAAAACATACTCGGGGGTACACTGGTGACCATTCAAACCGGTCCTAGCGGTAAAAAAGTAAATAAGATCCTCATCGCTCAGGATGTATATTATCCGGGTCCTAACCCTGTAAAAGAGTTCTACCTCTCTATCCTTCTGGATCGTGCGAAGGGTATGAATGTAATCATGTATAGCACTGAAGGTGGAATGGATATTGAAGAAGTAGCACACAATACCCCTGATAAGATCTTCAAAGAGTGGGTGCATCCAGGTGGTGGCTTACAGGGTTTCCAGGCACGTAAGATCGCCTTCAACCTGGGACTTAGCGGAGAAGCATTCAAGAATTGCGTAAAATTCGTGACCAACTTATATAACGCTTATGTTGGACTGGATTGCGGTATGCTGGAGATCAATCCTTTGTTCAAAACAAGTGATGAAAAGATCATCGCGGTAGACTGTAAAATGAACATTGATGATAATGCATTGATGCGTCATGCTGATACAGCTGCTTTACGTGATGTATCAGAAGAAGATCCTACGGAAGTAGAAGCCGGACAATACAACCTCAACTTCGTAAAACTGGATGGTAACGTAGGTTGTATGGTAAATGGTGCAGGTTTGGCAATGGCGACCATGGATATGATCAAATTAAGTGGTGGTGAACCTGCCAACTTCCTGGATGTAGGCGGTACTGCGAATGCTCAAACCGTGGAAGCAGGTTTCCGTATCATCATGAAAGATCCAAACGTAAAAGCGATTTTGATCAACATCTTTGGTGGTATCGTTCGTTGTGACCGTGTTGCTGCTGGTGTGATCGAAGCATACAATAAATTGGGCAATATTGAAATCCCTATCATTGTAAGATTACAAGGTACCAATGCTGTTGAAGCGAAGAAACTGATCGATGAAAGTGGATTGAAAGTTCAATCTGCTATTGAACTCAGTGAAGCGGCAGAGCTGGTTAAAAAAGCAGTAGCTTAA
- a CDS encoding SprT-like domain-containing protein: MPVSEHPMQALAAFLPEGSFEEVVAYIKQYRVHLTITRKRKSVLGDYRHAFAGKNHRITVNGDLNPYEFLITLLHELAHLLTFEQYRNRVEAHGAEWKACYAKLLLHFIQLGVFPEDVEQALQYSVMNPAATANGETALLLVLRKYNKQQRSGYAHVADIAEGELFQMDNGRVFRRGKLRRKRYECVELSTGLRYSFSAVMEVKMIHSHQ, from the coding sequence ATGCCCGTATCTGAACATCCCATGCAGGCATTGGCCGCATTTCTTCCCGAAGGTAGTTTTGAGGAAGTTGTGGCTTATATCAAACAGTACCGGGTTCATCTTACCATTACAAGAAAACGCAAATCGGTACTGGGCGATTATCGCCATGCATTTGCAGGAAAGAACCATCGGATCACGGTCAATGGTGATCTGAATCCTTATGAGTTTTTGATCACACTGTTACATGAATTAGCGCATCTCCTCACTTTTGAGCAATATCGTAATCGGGTAGAAGCACATGGGGCGGAATGGAAAGCCTGTTATGCAAAGCTGCTCCTGCATTTTATTCAGTTGGGTGTATTTCCGGAAGATGTTGAACAGGCGCTGCAGTATTCGGTCATGAATCCCGCAGCCACTGCGAATGGTGAAACAGCTTTATTGCTGGTACTTCGGAAATACAATAAACAACAAAGGAGTGGATATGCACACGTAGCGGATATTGCAGAGGGAGAATTATTCCAGATGGATAATGGTCGGGTCTTTCGACGCGGAAAACTGAGAAGAAAAAGATATGAATGTGTGGAATTGTCTACAGGACTGCGTTATTCATTCAGCGCAGTGATGGAGGTTAAAATGATTCATTCACATCAATAG